Proteins from a genomic interval of Lycium ferocissimum isolate CSIRO_LF1 chromosome 2, AGI_CSIRO_Lferr_CH_V1, whole genome shotgun sequence:
- the LOC132048273 gene encoding protein WUSCHEL, which produces MEHQQQQNYLHQQHMTNNNIEDGGSKNNNSSSSSFMCRQSSTRWTPTSDQIRILKDLYYNNGVRSPTAEQIQRISAKLRQYGKIEGKNVFYWFQNHKARERQKKRLIAAASATDINNNNNIPMQMRPVWRSTADDHKYNNTTTHPGVHCPSASSHGVLAVGQNGNYGYGTLAMEKSFRDCSISPDGSMSHQNFTWVGVDPYMTSCPAAYPFLEKKHYEETLDDEEQLKQEEENYQRASALETLPLFPMHEENMISSFCSSYTECYHRTSDDHHNNLAALELSLNSFIGTPSNFP; this is translated from the exons ATggaacaccaacaacaacaaaactatCTTCACCAACAACATATGACAAACAACAACATAGAAGATGGTGGCAGCAAAAACAacaacagcagcagcagcagtTTCATGTGCAGGCAAAGCAGTACTAGGTGGACACCTACAAGTGACCAGATAAGAATATTGAAGGATCTTTACTACAACAATGGAGTTAGGTCACCAACTGCTGAGCAGATTCAGAGGATCTCTGCTAAGTTGAGACAGTACGGAAAGATTGAAGGCAAGAATGTGTTTTATTGGTTTCAGAACCATAAAGCTCGTGAAAGGCAAAAGAAGAGGCTCATTGCTGCTGCCTCTGCCACTgatatcaataataataataatatcccCATGCAAATGAGACCTGTTTGGAGATCTACTGCTGAtgaccacaagtataacaacaCTACTACTCATCCAG GTGTTCACTGTCCATCAGCTTCTTCTCATGGTGTACTAGCAGTTGGGCAGAATGGCAACTATGGTTATGGAACTTTGGCTATGGAGAAGAGCTTTAGG GACTGTTCAATATCACCAGACGGATCAATGAGTCATCAAAATTTTACATGGGTTGGGGTTGATCCGTACATGACATCTTGTCCAGCAGCTTacccttttcttgaaaagaaaCATTATGAAGAAACCCTAGATGATGAGGAACAACTgaagcaagaagaagaaaattaccAAAGAGCCTCTGCTTTAGAAACACTGCCACTATTTCCCATGCATGAAGAGAACATGATCTCTAGTTTCTGTAGCAGCTACACAGAATGCTACCACCGTACTTCAGATGATCATCACAATAACTTGGCTGCTCTTGAACTCAGTCTCAACTCGTTCATTGGCACACCTTCTAATTTCCCCTAA